A window of the Burkholderia sp. 9120 genome harbors these coding sequences:
- a CDS encoding RraA family protein, which translates to MNPIGWREYESAPQAHAATLDALRELAVSLLSDNMARSSGMVGLRPYHRPRPMAGTAVTVHTRPGDNLAIHRAFDFCRPGDVLVIDGAGDLTQALMGEIMASFAESLGVQGLVIDGAIRDVGALRLRDFPVYARGVTHRGPYKNGPGEINVPVTVGGMAVHPGDIIVGDEDGLLAIAPADVEAVIEGARRQHAKETASLKAIAEGRFDRSWVVPQRERMMNN; encoded by the coding sequence ATGAATCCAATCGGCTGGCGCGAATACGAGTCCGCGCCTCAGGCCCACGCGGCCACACTCGACGCATTGCGGGAACTGGCGGTGTCGCTGCTCAGCGACAACATGGCGCGCTCGAGCGGCATGGTCGGCTTGCGCCCGTACCATCGACCACGGCCAATGGCCGGCACCGCGGTCACGGTCCATACGCGACCGGGCGACAACCTGGCGATTCATCGCGCGTTCGATTTTTGCCGACCCGGCGACGTGCTGGTGATCGACGGCGCCGGTGATCTCACGCAGGCGCTGATGGGCGAAATCATGGCGAGTTTCGCGGAAAGTCTCGGCGTGCAAGGCCTCGTGATCGATGGCGCGATTCGCGACGTCGGCGCGCTGCGGCTACGCGATTTTCCGGTGTACGCGCGGGGCGTCACGCATCGTGGTCCGTACAAGAATGGGCCCGGCGAGATCAACGTGCCGGTGACCGTAGGCGGCATGGCGGTGCATCCGGGCGACATTATCGTCGGCGATGAAGATGGCCTTTTAGCGATCGCGCCCGCCGATGTGGAAGCCGTCATTGAAGGCGCGCGCCGCCAGCACGCGAAGGAAACGGCGTCGCTCAAAGCCATCGCCGAAGGACGCTTCGACCGCTCGTGGGTCGTGCCGCAACGGGAACGGATGATGAACAACTGA
- a CDS encoding amidohydrolase family protein — MIIDCHGHYTTAPPQHEAWRAQQIAALKDGGTPPPRPAIGDDEIRDSIENGQLRIQRERGTDLTIFSPRAAGMGHHLASAEANAVWSSESNDLVHRVCGLFPRNFIGVCQLPQAPGVPPANCIAELRRCVEELGFIGCNLNPDPSGGHWSGLPITDRSWYPLYEAMVELDVPAMIHVSSSCNANFHATGAHYINGDTSAFMQLLQGDLFADFPTLRLIIPHGGGAVPYHWGRYRGLAQDMKRPLLSEYVLNNVFFDTCVYHQPGAELLARVIPVENILFASETIGAVQGIDPETGHYYDDTRRYIDAIDWLSAADRQCIYEDNARSVYPRLSRQLDRQSATQGATV, encoded by the coding sequence ATGATCATCGATTGCCACGGTCACTACACGACCGCGCCTCCCCAGCACGAAGCCTGGCGCGCGCAGCAGATCGCCGCGCTGAAAGATGGCGGCACGCCGCCTCCCCGCCCCGCGATTGGCGACGACGAGATTCGCGACAGCATCGAAAACGGTCAACTGCGAATTCAGCGCGAACGCGGCACCGATCTGACGATTTTCTCGCCGCGCGCTGCCGGCATGGGTCATCACCTCGCCTCCGCCGAAGCCAACGCGGTGTGGTCCAGCGAGTCCAACGACCTCGTGCACCGCGTATGCGGCCTGTTTCCGCGCAACTTCATCGGCGTGTGCCAGTTGCCGCAGGCGCCGGGCGTGCCGCCCGCCAACTGCATCGCCGAATTGCGGCGCTGTGTCGAAGAGCTTGGGTTTATCGGCTGCAATCTGAATCCGGATCCGTCCGGCGGACATTGGTCCGGTTTGCCGATCACCGATCGAAGCTGGTATCCGCTCTACGAAGCCATGGTCGAACTCGACGTGCCGGCCATGATTCACGTGTCGTCGTCGTGCAATGCGAATTTTCACGCCACCGGCGCGCATTACATCAACGGCGATACCTCGGCGTTCATGCAGTTGCTGCAAGGCGATCTGTTCGCCGATTTCCCCACGCTGCGTCTGATCATTCCGCACGGCGGCGGCGCGGTGCCGTATCACTGGGGACGCTATCGCGGCCTCGCGCAAGACATGAAACGCCCGCTGCTCAGCGAGTATGTGCTGAACAACGTGTTCTTCGACACCTGCGTCTATCACCAGCCCGGCGCCGAATTGCTCGCCAGGGTGATTCCGGTGGAGAACATTCTGTTCGCGTCGGAAACGATCGGCGCGGTACAGGGTATCGATCCCGAAACCGGCCACTACTACGACGACACGCGCCGCTATATCGACGCGATCGACTGGTTGAGCGCAGCGGACCGGCAATGCATCTACGAAGACAACGCACGCAGCGTCTATCCGCGTTTATCGCGGCAACTCGATCGTCAATCCGCCACACAAGGGGCAACGGTATGA
- a CDS encoding MFS transporter, producing MPSIDEAATMRKVYGRLMPLLFAMMFFNYLDRINIGFAALDMNKQLGFSPAVFGFAGSIFFFGYMLLEVPSNLLLHRVGARRWIARILLTWGAVAAATAFVFNDSSFYVLRFLLGVMEAGFLPGVAVYLTKWFPVRYRARAVGGYIIAGSFSAVLGGPISTALMTYANGVLGLQGWQWMFILEGVPAMLLGLVTLRIMTERPADANWLSADEKRWLEATLATEREALGGNTHFPLLRVAGDIRVWSLACLFGCALVGIYGLFLWLPQIVKSLGHLSNLEVGFLSAAPPLLGVLGTVLISRSSDRTGDRKKHLAFVYGMSALAIAGSAYAPSPVIAYALLCVTGLFIYAGNPLFWSLASSFRTGAAGAATIALINTIAQFGGLVGPWSIGLVRNATGNFKLALLTIAAFLIVATIIALVMRVTPAEDESASLAHGDAAPRT from the coding sequence ATGCCCTCGATCGATGAAGCCGCAACCATGCGCAAAGTGTATGGGCGCCTGATGCCCCTGCTCTTCGCGATGATGTTCTTCAATTACCTCGACCGGATCAACATCGGTTTCGCCGCGCTCGACATGAACAAACAGCTGGGTTTCAGCCCGGCAGTGTTCGGCTTCGCCGGCAGTATCTTTTTCTTCGGCTACATGTTGCTGGAAGTACCGAGCAATCTTCTGTTGCATCGCGTCGGCGCACGCCGCTGGATCGCCCGCATTCTGCTCACGTGGGGCGCGGTCGCGGCGGCCACCGCGTTCGTGTTCAACGATTCGAGCTTCTACGTGCTGCGCTTTCTGCTCGGCGTGATGGAAGCGGGCTTCCTGCCGGGCGTCGCGGTGTATCTGACCAAATGGTTTCCGGTGCGCTACCGGGCGCGCGCGGTGGGCGGCTACATTATCGCGGGCTCGTTTTCGGCGGTGCTGGGCGGTCCGATCTCGACCGCGTTGATGACCTACGCGAACGGCGTGCTCGGTTTGCAGGGCTGGCAATGGATGTTCATTCTCGAAGGCGTGCCCGCCATGCTGCTCGGCCTGGTGACGCTGCGCATCATGACCGAGCGCCCCGCCGACGCCAACTGGCTCTCCGCCGATGAAAAGCGCTGGCTCGAAGCCACGCTCGCCACGGAACGCGAAGCGCTGGGCGGCAACACGCACTTTCCGCTGCTGCGTGTGGCCGGCGACATTCGCGTGTGGAGCCTTGCGTGTCTGTTCGGCTGCGCGCTGGTCGGCATTTACGGCCTGTTTCTGTGGCTGCCGCAGATCGTCAAAAGCCTCGGCCATCTGAGCAATCTCGAAGTCGGTTTTCTTTCGGCCGCACCACCCTTGCTCGGCGTGTTGGGCACCGTCCTGATCAGCCGCAGTTCGGACCGCACCGGCGACCGCAAGAAACACCTCGCGTTCGTCTACGGCATGAGCGCGCTGGCTATTGCCGGTAGCGCGTATGCGCCGAGTCCGGTGATTGCTTATGCGCTGCTGTGCGTGACCGGCCTGTTCATCTATGCAGGCAACCCGCTGTTCTGGAGCCTGGCGTCGTCGTTCAGAACCGGCGCGGCGGGCGCGGCGACCATCGCGCTGATCAACACGATCGCGCAGTTCGGCGGACTGGTCGGTCCGTGGAGTATTGGACTCGTGCGCAACGCGACCGGCAATTTCAAGCTGGCGCTGCTGACCATCGCGGCGTTCCTGATCGTCGCGACGATCATCGCGCTAGTGATGCGCGTGACGCCGGCCGAAGACGAATCCGCCTCGCTCGCTCATGGCGATGCGGCGCCACGAACCTGA
- a CDS encoding LysR family transcriptional regulator, producing the protein MNLRALQCFVILAEELNFSRAAERLHIAQPALSQQIRSLEERLGTQLVDRARRPLVLTEAGHYLCSEARQILGSVEQVTRAAQEIGVGRRGWLSVGFTRSSMYSVLPPALKAFHHAYPQVELKLFEMLTEEQTDALRDLRIHIGIGRQPVAVEGCTSYPLMRERVMAALEPNHPLAAHPTVQITELADTPLILYPKHQNAQFKRSVLSLYRDAGVTPFVAHEAYEIQTAIALVAAGLGVTFIGESVARHGRNDVVFRHLAGPGSSYRSTLAATFRTDDASPHLRAFLDCLPPPLADAAL; encoded by the coding sequence ATGAACCTTAGGGCCTTGCAGTGCTTTGTGATTCTTGCCGAGGAACTCAATTTCAGCCGCGCCGCCGAGCGCCTGCATATCGCGCAACCAGCGCTGAGCCAGCAGATCCGTTCGCTCGAAGAAAGGCTCGGCACGCAACTGGTGGATCGGGCCAGGCGTCCGCTGGTGCTGACCGAGGCCGGCCATTATCTGTGTAGCGAAGCGCGGCAGATTCTCGGCTCGGTGGAACAGGTGACGCGCGCGGCGCAGGAAATCGGCGTGGGCCGGCGCGGCTGGCTCAGCGTCGGCTTCACGCGCTCGTCGATGTACAGCGTGTTGCCGCCCGCGCTCAAGGCGTTTCATCATGCGTATCCGCAGGTCGAACTGAAGCTCTTCGAGATGCTCACCGAAGAACAGACTGATGCGTTGCGCGATCTGCGCATTCATATCGGCATTGGCCGGCAGCCGGTTGCCGTGGAAGGCTGCACGTCGTATCCGCTAATGCGCGAACGCGTCATGGCCGCGCTCGAACCGAATCACCCTCTTGCGGCACACCCGACCGTGCAGATCACGGAGCTAGCCGATACGCCGCTGATCCTTTATCCGAAGCACCAGAACGCGCAGTTCAAGCGCTCAGTGCTGTCGCTGTATCGCGATGCGGGCGTCACGCCGTTCGTTGCGCACGAGGCGTATGAAATTCAAACCGCCATCGCGCTGGTCGCCGCGGGACTCGGCGTTACGTTCATTGGCGAATCGGTGGCGCGGCATGGCCGCAACGACGTCGTGTTCCGTCATCTCGCGGGACCGGGTTCGTCGTATCGTTCGACCCTTGCCGCCACCTTCCGCACCGATGATGCATCGCCGCATCTGCGTGCGTTTCTCGACTGCCTGCCGCCACCGCTCGCCGACGCGGCACTATAA
- a CDS encoding NAD-dependent succinate-semialdehyde dehydrogenase, with the protein MSLALTRDELIRTHNLIDGQWTGAADGARFPVTNPATGERIAEVANSGAADARAATDAAARAFPAWRDKLPRERAELLRRWHALIVANTDDLAKLMSMEQGKPLAESRGEVAYGASYVAWFADEATRIYGDLIPQQQRGKRMSAVKEPLGVVAAITPWNFPLAMIARKIAPALAAGCTVVAKPAEDTPLTALALAALAQEAGLPDGVLNMLSASREQGIAAVADWLADARVRKITFTGSTPVGKHLARESAGTLKKLSLELGGNAPFIVFDDADLDAAVTGLMASKFRNGGQTCVCPNRVYVQAGVYERFADLLATRVAALKVAPATDPDAQIGPMINARAIDKIARHVEDAVEHGAKVLTGGKRLTELGPNYYAATVLTGAQDNMMVCCEETFGPVAPLFRFTDEAEALRLANDTPFGLAAYFYTQDVRRIDRVASQLEAGVIGINEGAVSSEAAPFGGVKESGYGREGSKYGLDDYLSIKYLCQGGFDR; encoded by the coding sequence ATGTCTCTCGCCTTGACGCGCGACGAACTGATCCGCACGCACAATCTGATCGACGGCCAATGGACGGGGGCCGCCGACGGCGCGCGCTTCCCGGTCACCAATCCGGCCACCGGCGAGCGGATCGCCGAAGTCGCGAACAGCGGAGCCGCGGACGCGCGCGCCGCCACCGACGCCGCCGCCCGCGCCTTCCCCGCCTGGCGCGACAAGCTGCCGCGCGAGCGCGCCGAGTTGCTGCGCCGCTGGCACGCGCTGATCGTCGCCAATACCGACGACCTCGCGAAACTGATGTCGATGGAGCAAGGCAAGCCGCTCGCCGAAAGCCGCGGCGAGGTCGCGTACGGCGCGTCGTACGTCGCGTGGTTCGCCGACGAAGCGACCCGCATCTACGGCGATCTGATTCCGCAGCAGCAACGCGGCAAGCGCATGAGCGCGGTGAAGGAACCGCTCGGCGTGGTCGCGGCGATCACACCGTGGAATTTCCCGCTCGCGATGATTGCCCGCAAGATCGCGCCCGCGCTCGCGGCCGGTTGCACGGTAGTCGCCAAGCCCGCCGAAGATACGCCGCTCACCGCGCTCGCTCTTGCCGCGCTCGCTCAGGAAGCCGGTTTGCCGGACGGCGTGCTGAACATGCTGTCGGCGTCGCGCGAACAGGGCATTGCCGCGGTCGCCGACTGGCTAGCCGATGCGCGCGTTCGCAAGATCACGTTCACCGGCTCGACGCCGGTCGGTAAGCATCTGGCGCGGGAATCGGCCGGGACGTTGAAGAAGCTCTCGCTGGAATTGGGCGGCAACGCGCCCTTTATCGTGTTCGACGACGCCGATCTCGACGCCGCCGTCACCGGCCTGATGGCGTCGAAATTCCGCAATGGCGGGCAGACCTGCGTGTGTCCGAACCGCGTCTACGTGCAGGCGGGCGTTTACGAGCGTTTCGCCGATCTGCTCGCGACGCGCGTCGCGGCGCTGAAGGTTGCGCCCGCAACCGACCCGGACGCGCAGATCGGCCCGATGATCAACGCGCGCGCCATCGACAAGATCGCACGACACGTGGAAGACGCCGTGGAGCACGGCGCGAAAGTGCTGACGGGCGGCAAGCGCCTGACCGAACTCGGCCCGAACTACTACGCGGCGACCGTGCTGACCGGCGCGCAGGACAACATGATGGTGTGCTGCGAGGAGACCTTCGGCCCGGTGGCGCCGCTGTTCCGTTTCACCGACGAAGCCGAAGCGCTGCGTCTGGCCAACGACACACCGTTCGGCCTCGCCGCCTACTTCTACACGCAGGACGTGCGGCGTATCGACCGCGTGGCCAGCCAGTTGGAGGCGGGCGTGATCGGCATCAACGAAGGCGCCGTGTCCAGCGAAGCGGCGCCCTTCGGCGGCGTGAAGGAATCGGGCTACGGCCGCGAAGGATCGAAGTACGGACTCGACGACTACCTGTCGATCAAGTACCTGTGCCAGGGCGGCTTCGATCGATAA
- a CDS encoding LacI family DNA-binding transcriptional regulator, with protein MVTLSEVAKRAHVTAATVSNVLRNRDKVRPETAERVLKAIADLGYRPNLNARALAEGRSSTLALMLSNISNPFYPEFVLAAERAARKAGHFLMVCNTDDDAEIGRAYLNQIAGTLADGVLVMNTDITINDLCASATHNAPILLAMWEHPEAPPALPCVAVDFARAGELAARHLLELGHRDIGLLIGDGCGGLQDARSNGFRAAMRAASIEADAAAVLQIRDSIDAGYAACMQLMSNRPQLTAIFATNDLLAIGAAQALITLGRAVPADVSVIGITDIQLAHQVHPALTTVAIQTAAIAELSIASLIRLIQTPHQQPSMVLAPPPELVVRASTGPRRTR; from the coding sequence ATGGTCACCCTGTCCGAAGTGGCGAAGCGCGCGCACGTTACCGCCGCCACCGTTTCCAACGTGCTGCGCAATCGCGACAAAGTCCGCCCGGAAACCGCCGAGCGCGTGCTGAAGGCGATTGCCGATCTCGGCTACCGGCCGAATCTGAACGCACGCGCGCTGGCCGAGGGACGCTCGTCGACGTTGGCGCTGATGCTGTCGAACATCTCGAACCCGTTCTACCCCGAGTTCGTGCTGGCCGCCGAACGCGCGGCGCGCAAAGCCGGCCACTTCCTGATGGTCTGCAATACCGACGACGACGCCGAAATCGGCCGCGCGTATCTGAACCAGATCGCGGGCACGCTCGCGGACGGCGTGCTCGTCATGAACACGGACATCACGATCAACGATCTCTGCGCGTCCGCCACGCACAACGCACCGATCCTGCTCGCCATGTGGGAACACCCGGAGGCGCCGCCCGCGCTGCCCTGCGTCGCGGTGGACTTCGCCCGCGCGGGCGAGCTGGCCGCGCGGCATCTGCTCGAACTGGGGCATCGCGATATCGGTCTGTTGATCGGCGACGGTTGCGGCGGTTTGCAGGACGCGCGGTCGAACGGCTTTCGTGCGGCGATGCGGGCGGCCAGTATCGAGGCCGACGCGGCCGCGGTGCTGCAGATTCGCGATTCGATCGACGCCGGTTACGCCGCCTGCATGCAGTTGATGTCGAACCGGCCGCAACTCACCGCGATTTTCGCCACCAACGACCTGCTCGCGATCGGCGCGGCGCAGGCGCTGATCACGCTGGGCCGCGCGGTGCCGGCGGATGTATCGGTGATCGGCATCACCGACATTCAGCTCGCGCATCAGGTGCATCCTGCGCTGACCACGGTCGCGATCCAGACGGCGGCGATCGCGGAGTTGTCGATCGCGAGTTTGATCCGGCTGATCCAGACGCCGCACCAGCAACCGTCGATGGTGCTCGCGCCGCCGCCCGAACTGGTGGTGCGCGCATCGACCGGGCCACGGCGCACGCGCTGA
- the ugpC gene encoding sn-glycerol-3-phosphate ABC transporter ATP-binding protein UgpC, translating into MAAIRLTNVQKSYGEHPPVIRRVNLDIAQHEFCVFLGPSGCGKSTLLRMIAGLEDLSEGELHIGGRLMNDVPSAARGVAMVFQSYALFPHMTVFDNMAFGLKLAKQPKDVIDSKVREAARILQLDAFLERYPKALSGGQRQRVAIGRAIVREPGVFLFDEPLSNLDAALRGQTRVEIARLHQRFANASVVYVTHDQVEAMTLADRIVLLHAGADAERFGSVAQSGAPLELYHHPKSRFVAGFIGSPRMNFIDAVVESIEPGRVSVTLAHSGETLIAQVDGQRLQRGQPVTLGVRPEHVCLDGDEQSIQCTTVLSERLGEHSYIHADHAGGSLVAKAAGDTPIGSGERIRIHVPSAACHLFDADAVALRRSRFEPERVAA; encoded by the coding sequence ATGGCGGCAATTCGTTTGACGAACGTGCAGAAGTCGTACGGTGAGCATCCGCCGGTGATCCGGCGCGTGAATCTGGACATCGCGCAGCATGAGTTTTGTGTGTTTCTCGGGCCTTCGGGTTGCGGCAAGTCGACCTTGCTGAGAATGATCGCCGGTCTCGAAGATTTGAGCGAAGGCGAGCTGCATATCGGCGGGCGTCTGATGAACGACGTGCCTTCTGCGGCACGCGGCGTGGCGATGGTGTTTCAGAGCTACGCGCTGTTTCCGCACATGACCGTGTTCGACAACATGGCGTTCGGCCTGAAGCTCGCGAAGCAACCGAAGGACGTGATCGACAGCAAGGTGCGGGAGGCCGCGCGCATTCTGCAACTGGACGCGTTTCTGGAGCGCTATCCGAAAGCGTTGTCGGGCGGCCAACGTCAGCGCGTTGCGATCGGCCGCGCGATTGTGCGCGAACCCGGCGTGTTCCTGTTCGACGAACCGCTGTCGAATCTCGACGCCGCGTTGCGGGGTCAGACGCGGGTCGAAATCGCCCGTTTGCATCAGCGCTTTGCCAATGCGAGCGTGGTCTATGTGACGCACGATCAGGTCGAGGCCATGACGCTCGCCGACCGCATTGTGTTGCTGCACGCCGGCGCGGATGCGGAGCGTTTCGGCAGCGTCGCGCAAAGCGGCGCGCCGCTCGAGTTGTATCACCATCCGAAGTCGCGCTTCGTGGCGGGTTTCATCGGCTCGCCGCGAATGAATTTCATCGACGCCGTGGTCGAGTCGATCGAGCCGGGCCGTGTGAGCGTCACGCTCGCGCATAGCGGCGAGACGTTGATCGCGCAAGTAGACGGCCAGCGTTTGCAGCGCGGCCAACCGGTCACGCTCGGCGTGCGGCCCGAGCATGTGTGCCTCGACGGCGACGAACAATCGATCCAATGCACGACCGTGCTGTCGGAACGCCTCGGCGAGCACAGCTATATTCACGCGGATCACGCGGGCGGCTCGCTTGTCGCGAAGGCTGCGGGCGATACGCCGATCGGCTCGGGCGAACGCATTCGCATTCACGTTCCGTCCGCCGCGTGCCATCTGTTCGACGCGGACGCTGTCGCCTTGCGGCGCAGTCGCTTCGAACCCGAACGGGTCGCCGCCTGA
- a CDS encoding ABC transporter substrate-binding protein, giving the protein MIALRLRRLAQLSIAAALVAGTLCCATADAATLNVNVSARGNQRSTWQDAFDKFKKANPDVDLKVTYITEEAYKVQMGGWLATDPPDVVSWHDGERMAYYAQRGLLEDLSPDWTKNGWSQQYASVKEASTYKGKQYAAPLGYDAYGFFYRKDLFDKAGIKGEPKTWDEFLDACKKLKASGVAPIAVAARDSWTLAAWFDYLDLRINGNAFHQQLMAGEIPYTDARVKKVYAAWKTLIDDHYFIDNALSYDLDSIAPFLVNGKASMMLMGTFFSASIPPSIKPQTGFFRFPVIDASVPMAEDGPVNVLLIPAKAKNKADARKLLAFMEQPQINADLAKGWGQLPSNSQSAEPEDAISKVGFQTLANTKGGIAQFYDRDMQKEMADEGMKAMQQFYSDPSQLDAVLVRLEATRKRIYQK; this is encoded by the coding sequence ATGATTGCTTTACGCCTTCGCCGTCTTGCGCAACTGTCGATCGCAGCCGCTCTGGTTGCCGGCACACTCTGTTGCGCCACAGCCGACGCCGCCACGCTCAACGTCAACGTATCGGCGCGCGGCAACCAGCGGTCGACCTGGCAGGACGCGTTCGACAAGTTCAAGAAAGCGAATCCCGACGTCGACCTCAAGGTGACCTACATCACCGAGGAAGCGTACAAGGTGCAGATGGGCGGCTGGCTCGCCACCGATCCGCCCGACGTCGTCTCGTGGCACGACGGCGAACGGATGGCCTATTACGCGCAGCGTGGCCTGCTCGAAGACCTGTCGCCGGACTGGACGAAGAACGGCTGGTCGCAGCAATACGCGTCGGTCAAGGAAGCGTCCACGTATAAGGGCAAGCAGTACGCGGCGCCGCTCGGCTACGACGCGTACGGGTTCTTCTATCGCAAGGATCTGTTCGACAAAGCCGGCATCAAGGGCGAGCCGAAAACCTGGGACGAGTTTCTCGACGCCTGCAAGAAGCTGAAAGCGAGCGGCGTGGCGCCGATCGCGGTGGCCGCGCGCGATAGCTGGACACTCGCCGCCTGGTTCGATTACCTCGATCTGCGGATCAACGGCAACGCGTTCCATCAGCAATTGATGGCGGGCGAAATTCCGTACACCGACGCGCGCGTGAAGAAGGTCTACGCCGCGTGGAAAACGCTGATCGACGATCACTACTTCATCGACAATGCGCTCTCGTACGACCTCGATTCGATCGCGCCGTTTCTGGTGAACGGCAAGGCGTCGATGATGCTGATGGGCACGTTCTTCTCCGCGAGCATTCCGCCGTCGATCAAGCCGCAAACCGGCTTCTTCCGTTTCCCGGTGATCGACGCCAGCGTGCCGATGGCCGAAGACGGTCCGGTCAACGTGCTGTTGATTCCGGCCAAGGCGAAGAACAAGGCCGACGCCCGCAAGCTGCTGGCCTTCATGGAACAGCCGCAGATCAACGCGGATCTCGCGAAGGGCTGGGGTCAACTGCCGTCGAACAGTCAGTCGGCTGAACCGGAAGACGCGATCTCCAAGGTCGGCTTCCAGACGCTCGCGAACACGAAGGGCGGCATCGCGCAGTTCTACGACCGCGACATGCAGAAGGAAATGGCCGACGAAGGCATGAAAGCGATGCAGCAGTTCTACAGCGATCCGTCGCAACTCGACGCCGTGCTCGTGCGCCTCGAAGCGACCCGCAAACGCATCTACCAGAAGTAA
- a CDS encoding sugar ABC transporter permease — MSQSAARRLPAAQHRHVSTTRRHQHRAAFFFLLPGCALFCLCVVYPIFSSISLSFYHWDGMTPKTFAGLDNYIELFQSDTFYTALKNNLIWLALFLLAPPLGLLFALYLNQHMRGMRVVKSLFFAPFVLSGVVVGLVFSWFYDPGFGLLRLIVGHGIPVLGDPHTVTFGIIFAALWPQTPFCMVLYLTGLTGINPEVVEAARMEGAKGVRLLWHVILPQLRPATFMAVVLTVIGALRSFDLIAVMSGGGPFDSSTVLAYYMYDQAIKYYREGYSAAIAVVLFAIMLVYIVFHLRRMLREER; from the coding sequence ATGTCTCAATCCGCAGCGCGCCGCTTACCCGCGGCGCAGCACCGTCACGTCTCGACGACGCGCCGTCATCAGCACCGCGCCGCGTTTTTCTTCCTGTTGCCGGGTTGCGCGCTGTTTTGCCTGTGCGTGGTTTATCCGATCTTCAGCAGCATCTCGCTCAGCTTTTATCACTGGGACGGCATGACGCCGAAGACCTTCGCGGGCCTGGACAACTACATCGAACTGTTCCAGTCCGACACGTTCTATACGGCGCTGAAAAACAATCTGATCTGGCTCGCGCTGTTCCTGCTCGCGCCGCCGCTCGGTCTGCTGTTCGCGTTGTATCTGAACCAGCACATGCGCGGCATGCGGGTCGTGAAGTCGCTGTTCTTCGCGCCGTTCGTGCTCTCAGGCGTGGTGGTAGGGCTCGTATTTAGCTGGTTCTACGATCCGGGTTTCGGCCTGCTGCGTCTGATTGTCGGCCACGGCATTCCGGTGCTCGGCGATCCGCACACGGTGACGTTCGGCATCATCTTCGCCGCGCTCTGGCCGCAAACGCCGTTCTGCATGGTGCTGTATCTCACCGGTCTCACCGGCATCAATCCGGAAGTGGTCGAGGCGGCGCGCATGGAAGGGGCGAAGGGCGTGCGTTTGCTCTGGCACGTGATCCTGCCGCAATTGCGGCCCGCCACCTTCATGGCGGTTGTGCTGACCGTGATCGGCGCGCTGCGCAGCTTCGACCTGATCGCGGTGATGAGCGGCGGCGGCCCGTTCGATAGCTCCACGGTACTCGCGTATTACATGTACGACCAGGCGATCAAGTACTACCGCGAAGGCTATTCCGCGGCGATTGCCGTCGTGCTGTTCGCCATCATGCTCGTCTATATCGTGTTCCATCTGCGCCGCATGTTGCGCGAAGAACGCTGA
- a CDS encoding carbohydrate ABC transporter permease, whose product MYPLPVERWKPLNRTLYKVSLPIALLIWLLPMLAVLVTSIRSSDELSQGDYWGWPKHFALIENYGTALTQTPMLHYFTNSVLITVPSVLGAIVLASMAGFALATYRFPGNTAVLFAFVAGNFVPIQILMIPVRDMALKVGLFNSVWALVIFHVSFQTGFCTLFLRNFIKQLPFEMIEAARVEGASEWTIYWRIVLPLIRPALAALGILVFTFVWNDYFWALCLTQGDDAAPITVGVAALKGQWTTAWNLVAAGSVLAALPSVLMFFLMQKHFVAGLTFGASKG is encoded by the coding sequence ATGTATCCGCTTCCCGTCGAACGCTGGAAACCGCTCAATCGCACGCTTTATAAAGTGTCGCTGCCGATTGCGTTGCTGATCTGGCTGCTGCCCATGCTGGCCGTGCTCGTCACGTCGATCCGCTCGTCCGATGAATTGTCGCAAGGCGATTACTGGGGCTGGCCGAAACATTTTGCGTTGATCGAAAACTACGGCACGGCGCTCACACAAACGCCAATGCTGCATTACTTCACCAATAGCGTGCTGATTACCGTGCCTTCGGTACTCGGCGCGATCGTGCTGGCCTCCATGGCGGGTTTCGCTCTCGCGACCTATCGCTTTCCCGGCAATACGGCGGTGTTGTTCGCGTTCGTCGCGGGCAATTTCGTGCCGATCCAGATCCTGATGATCCCGGTGCGCGACATGGCGTTGAAAGTCGGCCTGTTCAATAGCGTGTGGGCGCTGGTGATTTTTCATGTGTCGTTCCAGACCGGTTTTTGCACGCTGTTTCTGCGCAATTTCATCAAGCAGTTGCCCTTCGAAATGATCGAGGCCGCGCGCGTGGAAGGCGCGAGCGAATGGACCATCTACTGGCGCATCGTGCTGCCGCTGATCCGGCCGGCGCTCGCCGCGCTCGGCATTCTGGTCTTCACGTTCGTCTGGAACGACTACTTCTGGGCGTTGTGCCTTACGCAAGGCGACGACGCCGCGCCGATCACCGTGGGCGTCGCCGCCCTCAAGGGGCAATGGACCACGGCCTGGAATCTGGTCGCCGCGGGTTCGGTATTGGCCGCGTTGCCTTCGGTGCTGATGTTCTTCCTGATGCAGAAGCACTTTGTCGCCGGCCTGACCTTCGGCGCGAGCAAAGGCTGA